Proteins encoded by one window of Enterococcus faecalis:
- a CDS encoding IS3 family transposase (programmed frameshift), which produces MSKRTRRTFSQEFKQQIVNLYLAGKPRVEIIREYELTASAFDKWVKQSKTSGSFKEKDNLTPEQKELLELRKRNQQLEMENDILEQAALIFGPKRQVIDANKHLYPISAMCRILGLSRQSYYYQSKPKKDESELEEVVAEEFILSRKAYGSRKIKKALSKRGIQISRRKISRIMKNRGLKSSYTVAYFKVHHSTCNEAKTTNVLNRKFLRDNPLEAIVTDLTYVRVGKKWNYVCFILDLFNREILGYSCGEHKDAVLVKKAFSRIRQPLTEVEIFHTDRGKEFDNQAIDELLTTFDINRSLSHKGCPFDNAVAESTYKSLKVEFVYQYTFETLQQLDLELFDYVNWWNHLRLHGTLGYETPVGYRNQRLAQRILDNELGCANASEAV; this is translated from the exons ATGTCTAAGAGAACACGAAGAACTTTTTCACAAGAATTCAAGCAACAAATCGTCAATCTTTACTTAGCTGGAAAGCCACGTGTAGAAATCATTCGAGAATATGAACTAACGGCTTCAGCATTTGACAAATGGGTAAAGCAATCTAAAACGAGTGGTTCATTCAAAGAAAAAGATAATCTTACGCCTGAACAAAAAGAATTGTTAGAACTACGTAAAAGAAACCAGCAATTAGAAATGGAAAATGATATTTTAGAGCAAGCAGCGCTGATATTCGGAC CGAAGAGACAAGTAATCGATGCGAATAAGCATCTTTACCCTATATCAGCGATGTGCAGAATATTAGGTCTATCACGTCAGTCCTATTATTATCAATCAAAACCAAAGAAAGACGAATCAGAACTTGAAGAAGTAGTCGCTGAAGAATTTATCCTCAGCCGAAAGGCCTACGGCTCAAGAAAAATAAAAAAAGCCTTATCAAAACGAGGCATTCAGATCAGCCGACGAAAAATTAGTAGAATCATGAAAAATAGAGGATTAAAATCGAGCTATACTGTTGCTTATTTTAAAGTACATCATTCTACTTGCAATGAAGCCAAAACGACAAACGTATTGAATCGTAAATTCTTAAGAGACAACCCATTAGAAGCGATCGTAACAGACTTGACTTATGTACGAGTCGGGAAAAAATGGAATTATGTCTGTTTCATTTTGGATCTGTTCAATCGAGAAATTCTCGGCTATTCTTGTGGAGAACATAAAGATGCCGTTCTAGTAAAAAAAGCATTTAGCCGTATCAGACAACCTCTGACAGAGGTTGAGATTTTTCATACTGATCGTGGAAAAGAGTTTGATAACCAAGCTATTGATGAATTATTAACGACTTTTGACATCAATCGATCATTGAGTCATAAAGGCTGTCCTTTTGATAATGCCGTAGCTGAATCAACTTATAAGTCGTTGAAAGTAGAATTTGTCTATCAATACACATTTGAAACCTTACAACAATTGGATTTGGAGTTATTTGACTATGTCAATTGGTGGAACCACCTTCGGTTGCACGGTACACTTGGCTACGAGACACCGGTTGGTTACCGTAACCAGAGATTGGCGCAGCGAATCCTTGATAATGAGCTCGGATGTGCTAACGCTAGCGAGGCAGTCTAA
- a CDS encoding IS3 family transposase yields MPLTSSVLFHTDQGSQYTSFEFRKFIEDHPIVHSLSKPGYPWDNAVTEAFF; encoded by the coding sequence ATTCCATTAACGAGTTCTGTTCTTTTTCATACAGATCAAGGGTCTCAATATACCTCTTTTGAATTTAGAAAATTTATAGAGGATCATCCGATTGTCCACTCACTTTCAAAACCAGGTTATCCGTGGGATAACGCCGTTACCGAAGCTTTTTTTTAA
- a CDS encoding IS3 family transposase → MKKEELNRRSFHSIEEVRLACFAYIEGFYNTKRPHGT, encoded by the coding sequence ATGAAAAAAGAAGAATTAAATCGCCGTTCATTCCATTCAATTGAAGAAGTACGGTTGGCTTGTTTTGCCTACATTGAAGGCTTCTATAACACCAAACGTCCTCATGGAACATGA
- the panD gene encoding aspartate 1-decarboxylase, which produces MKVTMLKGKIHRAKVEQAELDYVGSITVDMDLLEAAGIYEYEKVQIVDVNNGNRFETYTIAGERGTGMICLNGAAARCVSTGDKIILMAYCELNENEVKDHRPKVVFVDDNNKVERVTSYEKHGRLSDIIL; this is translated from the coding sequence ATGAAAGTTACAATGTTAAAAGGAAAAATACATAGAGCTAAAGTTGAACAAGCTGAGTTAGATTATGTAGGAAGTATTACTGTTGATATGGATTTATTAGAAGCAGCAGGAATATATGAATATGAAAAAGTACAAATAGTTGATGTTAATAATGGAAATAGATTTGAAACTTATACAATAGCTGGAGAGAGAGGAACAGGGATGATTTGCTTGAATGGAGCTGCAGCTAGATGTGTATCAACTGGAGATAAAATAATTTTAATGGCATATTGTGAATTAAATGAAAATGAGGTTAAGGATCATAGACCTAAGGTTGTTTTTGTCGATGATAATAATAAAGTTGAAAGAGTAACATCATATGAAAAACATGGAAGGTTATCAGATATAATTCTTTAG